One window from the genome of Salvelinus fontinalis isolate EN_2023a chromosome 3, ASM2944872v1, whole genome shotgun sequence encodes:
- the LOC129845079 gene encoding transmembrane protein 233-like: MAHPLALEPIRGHLGVKSSLNGSADFDRLSFMGEQHPPPPLHSYLWLTILTCFCPAYPVNIVALVFSVLSRKSYELQDYDGSRRLGQKALQVAIASIIIGLLIIAIFIIVHFTTYKF, translated from the exons ATGGCTCATCCTCTGGCTCTGGAGCCGATAAGAGGGCATTTGGGTGTTAAGAGTTCCCTAAATGGGAGTGCAGACTTTGACAGACTTAGTTTTATGGGGGAACAGcatcctccacctcccctccacaGTTACCTGTGGCTAACAATCCTCACCTGCTTCTGCCCCGCGTACCCAGTCAACATTGTAGCTCTGGTCTTTTCAGTACTG TCCAGGAAAAGTTATGAGTTGCAAGACTATGACGGCTCGCGACGACTCGGTCAGAAAGCTCTCCAAGTGGCCATCGCCTCCATCATCATCGGCCTCCTCATCATCGCCATATTTATCATCGTTCACTTCACCACG TATAAATTTTAG